One Telluria mixta DNA window includes the following coding sequences:
- a CDS encoding carboxylesterase family protein yields MSSSRLTFGLALVLAAALPAAAMAQGAPDVGHVPELAIGLAKAPSANGLAVTSPAFAQGDGIPLANTQYGANRFPGLHWTAGPRGTASYAVIVQGDPRADGHAAATSIHLTAVNLPADATSLPAGMTTLPAGAAYGPNVHGLAQPYAGPHTHTAARQPYHFQVFALDTTLATDPSLTFDKAIAAMQGHVLASGDLVGMSGKPAEENYAKAVPTESGLVAGIPGRDPSVTVYKGIPYAAAPVGALRWRPPAPAPAWDGVRKADRFGHLCPQPAGPGASEEDMSEDCLTLNIWTGARPESRPRPVLVWIYPGGFIGGSGSDPLFDGEGLARKGIVVVTFNYRLGVFGFLATPELSSEAARESGHAASGNYGLLDDLAVLKWVQRNIAAFGGDPKRVTIAGQSAGAGSVGFLSISPLAKGLFQHAIAESHARDPRDPELRYLSVSYRLMKPAEEAGARFAEAKGTRDLAALRAMSWQRMVEGSNTVDGGIDTLSTAKPPLFRPVIDGWVLPRNYSATLAAHAQNKVVFIAGSNKDETGAVPDTAFAAIRARSGPPRAGAPQVNVTLDGFRQYAHAKFGRLAEQFLKLYPATNDEEAARASNEAARDNSRISTWSWARDWTKGSGRPVYTFFWTHAPPGPDAALRGAYHGAEINYALGNLYATDRPWTEDDRRIADTMSSYWANIVKTGNPNGAGLPDWPAYDARASSVMLLGDRFETAPIATPERIAFWQRFFSTQKPW; encoded by the coding sequence ATGAGCAGTAGCAGACTCACATTCGGACTGGCGCTCGTACTCGCCGCGGCGCTGCCGGCCGCCGCGATGGCGCAAGGCGCGCCCGACGTCGGGCACGTGCCCGAGCTCGCGATCGGCCTGGCGAAGGCGCCGTCGGCGAACGGGCTTGCCGTGACGAGTCCGGCGTTTGCGCAGGGCGACGGGATTCCGCTGGCGAACACACAATACGGCGCCAACCGCTTTCCCGGCCTGCACTGGACAGCAGGGCCGCGCGGAACGGCGTCATACGCCGTCATCGTGCAGGGCGACCCGCGTGCGGACGGACATGCCGCCGCCACGTCGATCCATTTGACGGCGGTTAACCTGCCAGCCGACGCCACCAGCCTGCCCGCCGGCATGACGACCTTGCCGGCCGGCGCCGCTTACGGGCCGAACGTGCACGGGCTGGCGCAACCCTATGCCGGACCCCACACACATACGGCGGCCCGGCAGCCTTACCACTTCCAGGTGTTCGCCCTCGACACGACGCTGGCAACCGACCCGTCGCTGACGTTCGACAAGGCCATCGCGGCGATGCAGGGACACGTGCTCGCCAGCGGTGACCTGGTCGGCATGTCGGGCAAGCCCGCGGAGGAAAATTATGCGAAGGCCGTGCCCACCGAATCGGGCCTGGTCGCCGGCATTCCCGGCCGCGATCCATCGGTGACGGTGTACAAGGGCATCCCGTATGCCGCGGCACCGGTCGGCGCGCTGCGCTGGCGCCCGCCGGCACCGGCGCCCGCCTGGGACGGCGTGCGCAAGGCCGACCGGTTCGGCCACCTCTGCCCGCAGCCCGCCGGACCCGGCGCGTCCGAGGAGGACATGAGCGAGGACTGCCTGACACTGAACATCTGGACGGGCGCCCGGCCCGAGAGCCGGCCGCGCCCGGTGCTGGTGTGGATCTATCCGGGCGGCTTCATCGGCGGCAGCGGATCGGACCCGCTGTTCGACGGCGAAGGACTGGCCCGCAAGGGCATCGTCGTGGTCACGTTCAACTATCGCCTGGGCGTGTTCGGGTTTCTCGCGACGCCGGAACTCAGCAGCGAAGCCGCGCGCGAGTCGGGCCATGCGGCCTCGGGCAACTATGGCTTGCTGGACGACCTCGCGGTCTTGAAGTGGGTCCAGCGCAATATCGCGGCGTTCGGCGGCGATCCGAAGCGCGTGACGATCGCCGGCCAGTCGGCGGGCGCGGGCTCGGTCGGCTTCCTGTCGATCTCGCCGCTGGCCAAGGGATTGTTCCAGCATGCGATCGCGGAAAGCCACGCACGCGATCCGCGCGATCCGGAGCTGCGCTACCTGTCCGTGTCGTACCGGCTGATGAAGCCGGCCGAGGAAGCCGGCGCGCGCTTCGCCGAGGCCAAAGGGACGCGCGATCTTGCCGCACTGCGCGCCATGTCCTGGCAGCGGATGGTCGAGGGCAGCAACACGGTCGACGGCGGCATCGACACGCTGAGCACCGCCAAACCGCCGCTGTTCCGGCCGGTGATCGATGGCTGGGTGCTGCCGCGCAACTATAGCGCGACGCTGGCCGCGCACGCGCAGAACAAGGTCGTCTTCATAGCCGGCAGTAACAAGGACGAAACCGGCGCCGTTCCGGACACGGCCTTCGCCGCCATACGCGCGCGCTCGGGGCCGCCGCGGGCAGGCGCGCCGCAGGTCAACGTCACCCTCGATGGCTTCAGGCAGTACGCGCACGCCAAGTTCGGCCGGCTCGCCGAACAGTTCCTCAAGCTTTATCCGGCTACCAACGACGAGGAAGCTGCGCGCGCGAGCAACGAGGCGGCACGCGACAACTCCCGTATCTCGACCTGGTCCTGGGCGCGCGACTGGACGAAAGGATCCGGACGCCCGGTCTATACCTTCTTCTGGACCCATGCGCCGCCCGGGCCGGATGCGGCCCTGCGCGGGGCCTATCACGGGGCGGAGATCAACTATGCCCTCGGCAACCTGTACGCGACGGACCGCCCCTGGACCGAGGACGACCGGAGGATCGCGGATACGATGTCATCGTACTGGGCGAACATCGTCAAGACCGGCAATCCGAATGGCGCTGGCTTGCCGGACTGGCCCGCCTATGATGCCCGGGCCTCTTCGGTGATGTTGTTGGGCGATCGCTTCGAGACGGCGCCGATCGCGACACCGGAACGGATCGCCTTCTGGCAGCGCTTCTTCTCGACTCAGAAACCATGGTAA
- a CDS encoding TetR/AcrR family transcriptional regulator — translation MTEENGHPAARRGRPRSTGDAERRQAILRAAHEAFVELGFAGTTTAIVAARAKVSKRTIYESFADKTAMFAAVIREHQHLILDLPRPPDENLPLLDTMIRLFRLDIDEDAERSREAILNLMTKESVLFPELSDYLYETEAIRSREALIEWLQEEASRGRIVVEDPAVYAGMLMDIVFGALLPRRRLQRAPDRALRREHIKKRLEIFLRGIHAGGAAPRP, via the coding sequence ATGACAGAGGAAAACGGTCACCCGGCCGCCAGGCGCGGACGGCCCCGGTCGACGGGAGATGCCGAACGCCGGCAGGCCATCCTGCGGGCTGCGCATGAAGCTTTCGTGGAACTGGGTTTCGCGGGCACGACGACCGCGATCGTGGCGGCCAGGGCAAAAGTGTCGAAGCGTACGATCTATGAAAGCTTCGCCGACAAGACGGCAATGTTCGCGGCCGTGATCCGCGAACACCAGCACCTCATCCTCGACCTGCCCCGCCCGCCGGACGAGAATCTGCCGCTGCTCGACACGATGATCCGCCTGTTCCGCCTGGACATTGACGAGGACGCCGAGCGCTCGCGCGAAGCGATCCTGAACCTGATGACAAAGGAATCGGTGCTGTTCCCGGAATTGTCCGACTACCTGTACGAAACGGAGGCCATACGCTCGCGTGAAGCCTTGATCGAATGGCTGCAGGAGGAGGCGTCCCGCGGCCGGATCGTGGTGGAGGATCCGGCCGTCTACGCGGGCATGCTGATGGATATCGTGTTCGGCGCCCTGCTGCCGCGCCGCAGGCTACAGCGCGCACCCGACCGCGCGCTGAGGCGCGAGCACATCAAGAAACGGCTCGAGATTTTCCTGCGCGGTATTCACGCAGGCGGCGCGGCGCCGCGGCCTTAG
- a CDS encoding TonB-dependent receptor domain-containing protein, which yields MSDVQAGLSTIRLNKIALACAGTLAVGSAAWAQSQPDTASEALSQVVVTGSRVSPGSQSPTPLTTVNADELLTNKPGSISDAINELPIFAGSAGQNQNAGNGVMSNAGNVQNLRGLGGARTLVLWDGHRLPATTQDQLIDTDMVPQMLLKRVDVVTGGASAVYGSDAVSGVVNFITDTRFTGVKAEVSGGVSTYGDDKRSNLGIAGGKDLFDGRGHVIASYEYSNDPGVPYRTDRPWGAHQWTMQGAGTAANPYHLVDHTRIATTTFGGLVQGGPLGGLNFTQNGVLSPFVHGAATGNGSFESGGDGGYYNASIRGSMKSNKAFVRGDYDISDSVHGYVEASFADNRTVNYGGYNNLGNGATLSATNPFLAQTYQDQLAAANASTFSVSKIFADTPRTDTASHSRQAFVNGGLSGELGNGWKWDASGTAAKVTLTTRDDNNWNKQRLAAALDAVVNPATGQVVCRASLTSSAYANCVPLNILGPTTSSEAAIAYITQPTSFQVQNTLNEFEGTVSGSPFSTWAGPVDVALTGQWRKQTYAVTSDALPSDTADCTGIAYNCGASTPLYANATVTPRSKVSQSVKEVASEFDVPLLKNAALAKELHLNLAGRYTNYDTSGSAWTYKAGIDWDVSKELKLRTSYSRDIRAPSLNDLYQTTTTTPGTFTDLLTGQSPTVPTTNGGNANLKPEVGKTLAAGFVITPKALPGFSASLDYFNIKVIDAITNIQGFNPSVQAACYASGGSSPYCALQTRLLGYADTSAANAVTSFTNTVINIGSMKTRGFDFDANYRSRVFGNPLGLRLLATYQPSIVYETPGVQTVDMAGVAYGPNGLQATAKVRATLLANYKFGDYSVDVSERWRSPLSFTGDSTQIVSTPNTSSVAYTNLNLGWNIHLGGGHTGQLFFNVQNLFNRQPPTTAFIAGNGAVGLFSGFAQGDDPIGRYFTVGLKVSM from the coding sequence ATGAGCGACGTGCAAGCAGGTTTGTCGACTATTCGTCTGAACAAGATCGCGCTGGCCTGCGCCGGTACGCTCGCGGTCGGGTCCGCCGCCTGGGCGCAGTCGCAGCCGGACACCGCGTCTGAGGCGCTGAGCCAGGTCGTCGTCACGGGGTCGCGGGTGAGCCCCGGCAGCCAGAGCCCGACGCCGCTCACGACCGTCAACGCAGACGAACTGCTGACCAACAAGCCGGGTAGTATCTCGGATGCGATCAACGAACTGCCGATTTTCGCTGGATCCGCCGGCCAAAACCAGAACGCCGGCAACGGCGTCATGAGCAACGCGGGCAATGTGCAGAATCTGCGCGGCCTCGGCGGGGCGCGCACGCTGGTCCTGTGGGACGGCCACCGCCTGCCGGCAACGACGCAGGACCAGCTCATCGACACGGACATGGTCCCGCAGATGCTGCTGAAACGCGTGGACGTCGTCACCGGCGGCGCATCGGCGGTGTACGGTTCCGACGCGGTCTCGGGCGTCGTGAACTTCATTACCGACACCCGGTTCACCGGCGTCAAGGCCGAGGTCAGCGGCGGCGTGTCGACCTATGGCGACGACAAGCGGTCCAACCTGGGCATCGCGGGCGGCAAGGACCTGTTCGATGGTCGTGGACATGTGATCGCCAGCTACGAATACAGCAACGACCCCGGTGTGCCGTATCGGACGGATCGTCCATGGGGCGCGCACCAATGGACGATGCAGGGTGCCGGCACGGCGGCAAATCCTTACCACCTGGTCGACCATACCCGTATCGCGACGACCACGTTCGGCGGACTCGTGCAAGGCGGTCCGCTCGGTGGCCTCAACTTCACGCAGAACGGCGTATTGAGTCCGTTCGTGCATGGCGCCGCGACCGGTAACGGCAGCTTCGAAAGCGGGGGCGACGGCGGATACTACAACGCGTCGATCCGCGGCTCGATGAAATCGAACAAGGCATTCGTCCGCGGCGACTACGACATCAGCGACAGCGTGCATGGCTACGTCGAAGCCAGCTTCGCCGACAACCGCACGGTCAACTACGGCGGCTACAACAATCTCGGCAACGGCGCCACGCTGAGCGCGACCAATCCCTTCCTCGCGCAAACCTACCAGGACCAGCTTGCGGCCGCGAATGCGTCGACGTTCAGCGTCTCGAAGATTTTCGCCGACACGCCGCGCACGGATACCGCCAGCCACAGCCGGCAGGCCTTCGTGAACGGTGGCCTCAGCGGCGAGCTGGGCAATGGCTGGAAGTGGGACGCGTCCGGTACCGCTGCGAAAGTGACGTTGACAACGCGCGACGACAACAACTGGAACAAACAACGCCTCGCCGCGGCGCTCGATGCGGTCGTCAATCCCGCAACCGGGCAGGTCGTATGCCGCGCGTCGCTGACGAGCAGCGCCTACGCCAACTGCGTTCCGCTGAATATCCTGGGCCCGACGACCTCCAGCGAGGCTGCGATCGCCTACATCACGCAGCCGACCTCGTTCCAGGTGCAGAACACGCTGAACGAGTTTGAGGGCACGGTGTCCGGATCGCCGTTCTCGACCTGGGCCGGCCCGGTCGACGTCGCGTTGACCGGCCAATGGCGCAAGCAAACCTATGCCGTCACCAGCGACGCGCTGCCATCGGACACCGCCGATTGCACGGGGATCGCGTACAACTGCGGTGCATCGACGCCGCTGTATGCGAATGCGACCGTGACCCCGCGCTCCAAAGTCTCGCAAAGCGTGAAGGAAGTGGCGAGCGAATTCGACGTCCCGCTCCTGAAGAACGCGGCGCTCGCGAAGGAACTCCATCTCAACCTGGCAGGGCGTTACACGAATTACGACACCAGCGGCAGCGCGTGGACCTACAAGGCGGGCATCGACTGGGATGTCAGCAAGGAGCTCAAACTGCGCACCAGCTATTCGCGCGACATCCGCGCGCCAAGCCTGAACGACCTGTACCAGACCACCACTACCACGCCAGGCACCTTCACGGATTTGCTGACCGGCCAAAGCCCCACCGTGCCGACCACCAATGGCGGCAATGCGAACCTCAAGCCCGAGGTCGGCAAGACCCTGGCGGCAGGCTTCGTGATCACGCCGAAGGCACTCCCTGGATTCAGCGCATCGCTCGACTATTTCAATATCAAGGTCATCGACGCGATCACGAACATCCAGGGCTTCAATCCGTCCGTGCAGGCTGCCTGCTACGCCAGCGGCGGCAGTTCGCCTTACTGCGCCCTGCAGACGCGTCTGCTCGGTTACGCCGACACCAGTGCCGCCAACGCCGTCACGTCGTTCACGAACACGGTCATCAACATCGGCAGCATGAAGACGCGGGGATTCGATTTCGACGCGAACTACCGCTCCAGGGTGTTCGGCAACCCGCTCGGTCTGCGCCTGCTGGCAACGTACCAGCCGAGCATCGTGTACGAGACCCCGGGCGTGCAGACGGTCGACATGGCCGGCGTGGCCTACGGGCCCAACGGCCTCCAGGCCACTGCCAAGGTGCGCGCGACCCTCCTCGCCAACTACAAGTTCGGCGACTACTCGGTGGACGTCAGCGAGCGTTGGCGCAGCCCCCTGAGCTTCACGGGGGACTCGACGCAGATCGTATCGACGCCGAACACCTCCTCGGTCGCCTATACGAACCTTAATCTTGGCTGGAACATCCATCTCGGCGGCGGACACACCGGACAGCTGTTCTTCAACGTGCAGAACCTGTTCAACAGGCAGCCGCCGACCACCGCCTTCATCGCCGGCAACGGCGCGGTCGGACTGTTCAGCGGTTTCGCCCAGGGTGACGATCCGATCGGCCGCTACTTTACCGTCGGGCTGAAGGTAAGCATGTAA
- a CDS encoding GlcG/HbpS family heme-binding protein yields the protein MTYRTLLFAAVLYAATAAGPARAQVSPSIDPNQITQAEALAIAQAAIRACKAQGMSVNVQVADADGHLRVALASENATLAGLTTAPQKLAAVLAFHTSTRALQARVASDPGFAAQYGKDPRYHFSPGGLPIYKAGNFVAVIAVGGGRNVDESCAIDALKLLPWAKTGN from the coding sequence ATGACATACCGAACCCTGCTTTTCGCGGCGGTCCTGTACGCGGCAACGGCAGCGGGCCCGGCACGTGCCCAGGTGTCGCCGTCGATCGACCCGAACCAGATCACCCAGGCCGAAGCGCTCGCTATCGCACAGGCCGCCATACGCGCGTGCAAGGCGCAGGGCATGTCCGTCAACGTACAGGTGGCCGACGCGGATGGCCACCTGCGAGTGGCGCTGGCGAGCGAGAACGCGACGCTGGCCGGGCTCACGACGGCGCCCCAGAAGCTCGCCGCCGTACTCGCCTTTCACACGTCGACGCGTGCGCTGCAGGCGCGCGTGGCGAGCGATCCCGGCTTCGCGGCACAGTACGGCAAGGATCCGCGATACCACTTTTCGCCTGGCGGGCTGCCGATCTACAAGGCCGGCAACTTCGTCGCGGTGATCGCCGTGGGCGGCGGACGGAACGTCGATGAAAGCTGTGCCATCGACGCGTTGAAATTACTGCCGTGGGCGAAGACCGGCAACTGA
- a CDS encoding TonB-dependent receptor plug domain-containing protein codes for MNHAPRTRLAGALALAFPLLGQAQTTDQDKPMESVVVTGSRVIVNGDNSPTPVTAVRAQDLLSLQPSTIADALNTLPVFSSPRNQTSNPSAGGAAVSGGGNPASNQLNLRNLGAVRTLVLFDGHRVAPTTANGTVDVDMIPQMILKRVDVVTGGASAVYGSDAISGVVNFVTDNRFNGLKTNIQAGIAEKGDARQSQFGVAYGTSIGDKGHFVGSYEFRDDKGILYRSSRPATALTTIQGAGTAALPYFVAGDTRLATSSFGGYVRTGVLAGQQFGANGVLTAFDKGNRTGFNPTVPTQSGGDGAYYDGSLKAPLRSHQLFGRFDYDFSDTTRGYVEVAGNLKRNAFYANWPLLNGVTISRDNAFLPTAYRDQLLAANQATFTLGKVIQTAPRMNPVIDEHQLFVNAGLDGEFGNGYKWEAGYVHSVSSMLVTTNGNLNNLRLSAALDAVAGADGTPVCRVTLTNPTAFPGCVPLNVFGPGSESAAAISYILGDTHFNAHTFQDDISGSISGAPFSTWAGPVSVAVSGDWRRQAYRATSDATSSDPANLFGCAANGLRFNCTQATQPWFQPYSNRSRVAQTVKEAALEFNAPVLKDAAWARTFDVNGAVRYTNYDTSGTYLTWKVGADWHLNDEVRLRSTRSRDIRAPTLDDLFASATTASGSNATDSLLGVQSTAPNTTKANPDLKAEKGDTTTVGVVYQSSRVRGFSLALDAFDIKVSDAITQVQGTNFSYQAACYASGGTSPLCATQIRALGNFQNTPGNVVTQWFSFPINFAKVHTWGADFEANYATSIQGRPLTLRGLVTWQPHLRYMTPGLPTQDMGGVAYGANGLQASPVWRTTLFARFNPTKALTLDVMERWRSALALSADPTQVTTGSVKSFATTNLNIDYRIKLASGTVNLYANVQNLFNRIPPGANFSGTQQNPGQFGGFPMGDDPVGRYVAAGLRFNY; via the coding sequence ATGAATCATGCACCACGCACGCGCCTGGCCGGCGCGCTCGCACTCGCGTTCCCCTTGCTGGGCCAGGCCCAGACGACCGATCAGGACAAGCCGATGGAATCGGTGGTCGTCACGGGTTCGCGCGTCATCGTCAACGGCGACAACAGCCCGACACCCGTCACGGCGGTGCGCGCGCAGGATCTGCTGTCCCTGCAGCCGTCCACGATCGCCGACGCGCTGAACACGCTGCCGGTCTTTTCCAGCCCGCGCAACCAGACCTCGAATCCGAGCGCGGGCGGCGCGGCCGTTTCGGGTGGCGGCAACCCGGCCTCGAACCAGCTGAACCTGCGCAACCTGGGCGCGGTGCGGACCCTGGTCCTGTTCGACGGCCATCGCGTCGCGCCGACGACGGCGAACGGCACGGTCGACGTGGACATGATCCCGCAGATGATCCTGAAACGGGTCGACGTCGTCACCGGCGGCGCCTCCGCGGTCTATGGTTCCGACGCCATCTCGGGCGTCGTGAACTTCGTCACGGACAACCGCTTCAATGGTCTGAAGACGAATATCCAGGCCGGCATCGCGGAGAAGGGCGACGCACGCCAATCGCAGTTTGGCGTCGCCTACGGCACGAGCATCGGCGACAAGGGCCACTTCGTGGGCAGCTACGAATTCCGCGACGACAAGGGTATTTTGTACCGCTCGTCGCGCCCGGCCACGGCGCTGACCACCATCCAGGGTGCAGGGACGGCGGCGCTGCCGTACTTCGTCGCCGGCGACACGCGGCTGGCCACCAGTTCCTTCGGCGGGTATGTCCGGACCGGCGTGCTGGCGGGGCAGCAGTTCGGCGCCAACGGTGTGTTGACCGCATTCGACAAGGGCAACCGCACCGGCTTCAATCCGACGGTGCCGACCCAGAGCGGGGGCGACGGTGCCTACTATGACGGCTCGCTCAAGGCGCCCTTGCGCAGCCACCAGCTGTTCGGCCGGTTCGACTACGACTTCTCCGACACTACGCGTGGCTATGTCGAAGTGGCGGGCAATCTGAAACGCAATGCGTTCTATGCCAACTGGCCCTTGCTGAACGGCGTGACCATCAGCAGGGACAATGCCTTCCTGCCCACCGCCTACCGTGACCAGCTGCTCGCCGCCAACCAGGCCACGTTCACCCTGGGCAAGGTAATCCAGACCGCGCCGCGCATGAATCCGGTGATCGACGAGCACCAGCTCTTCGTGAATGCCGGCCTCGATGGCGAGTTCGGCAACGGCTACAAATGGGAAGCGGGCTATGTCCACAGCGTCTCGTCGATGCTGGTGACCACCAACGGGAATCTCAACAACCTGCGCCTCTCGGCCGCGCTCGATGCGGTGGCAGGGGCGGACGGCACGCCGGTGTGCCGCGTGACCCTGACGAATCCGACGGCCTTTCCGGGATGCGTGCCGCTGAACGTGTTCGGCCCCGGCTCGGAAAGCGCCGCGGCGATCTCCTATATTCTGGGTGACACCCATTTCAACGCCCACACCTTCCAGGACGATATCTCTGGCAGCATCAGCGGCGCGCCGTTCAGCACGTGGGCGGGACCCGTCAGCGTCGCGGTGTCGGGCGACTGGCGCCGCCAGGCCTATCGTGCGACCAGCGATGCAACGTCTTCGGACCCGGCGAACCTGTTTGGTTGCGCGGCAAACGGGTTGCGCTTCAACTGCACGCAGGCGACCCAGCCCTGGTTCCAGCCTTACTCGAACCGTTCGCGCGTGGCCCAGACGGTCAAGGAAGCCGCCCTCGAATTCAATGCGCCCGTGCTCAAGGACGCCGCATGGGCCAGGACCTTCGACGTGAACGGCGCCGTGCGCTACACCAACTACGATACCAGCGGCACGTACCTGACGTGGAAGGTCGGCGCCGACTGGCACCTGAACGACGAGGTCCGGCTGCGCTCGACGCGTTCGCGCGACATCCGTGCCCCGACCCTCGACGACCTGTTCGCGTCCGCGACGACGGCATCCGGATCGAACGCCACCGACAGCCTGCTGGGCGTGCAATCGACCGCGCCCAACACCACGAAAGCAAACCCCGACCTCAAGGCGGAGAAGGGCGACACGACGACCGTCGGCGTGGTGTACCAGTCGAGCCGTGTGCGCGGTTTCAGCCTCGCGCTGGATGCCTTCGACATCAAGGTCAGCGACGCCATCACCCAGGTGCAGGGAACGAATTTTTCCTATCAGGCCGCCTGCTACGCGAGCGGGGGCACGTCGCCGCTCTGCGCGACGCAGATCCGGGCGCTGGGCAACTTCCAGAACACGCCGGGCAACGTGGTGACCCAATGGTTCAGCTTCCCGATCAATTTCGCGAAGGTGCATACCTGGGGCGCGGATTTCGAGGCGAACTACGCGACGAGCATCCAGGGGCGTCCTCTGACCTTGCGCGGCCTGGTCACGTGGCAGCCGCATCTGCGCTACATGACGCCCGGCTTGCCGACCCAGGACATGGGCGGCGTCGCCTACGGCGCCAACGGCCTGCAGGCGAGCCCGGTCTGGCGCACGACCCTGTTCGCCCGCTTCAACCCTACCAAGGCGCTCACCCTCGACGTGATGGAACGCTGGCGCAGCGCGCTGGCCTTGAGCGCGGACCCGACCCAGGTCACGACCGGAAGCGTGAAGTCGTTCGCCACGACCAATCTGAACATCGACTACAGGATCAAGCTGGCGTCGGGCACCGTGAACCTGTATGCCAATGTGCAGAACCTGTTCAACCGGATTCCGCCGGGGGCGAACTTCAGCGGGACGCAACAGAACCCGGGCCAGTTCGGCGGCTTTCCGATGGGGGACGATCCGGTCGGGCGGTATGTCGCGGCCGGTTTGCGCTTCAATTACTGA
- a CDS encoding nuclear transport factor 2 family protein, translating to MKRIFTYACLWLLPLCAFAGEPATQNILELEDQWTAALIKGDTAFLERLYSDDIVYTHTNGAVNTKAQVLDAIKAGKAKYFSVDRSDVKVQSHGDTRIVTFRAVIKVNAVTLPSRMIHVFVRQDGEWRMAAYQSTRLPD from the coding sequence ATGAAACGAATTTTCACATACGCATGCCTGTGGCTGTTGCCGCTGTGCGCCTTCGCCGGGGAACCGGCAACGCAGAACATCCTTGAACTCGAAGACCAGTGGACGGCGGCGCTGATCAAGGGCGACACGGCGTTTCTCGAGCGGCTCTACAGCGACGATATCGTCTACACCCACACCAACGGCGCGGTGAACACCAAGGCGCAGGTGCTCGATGCGATCAAGGCCGGCAAGGCGAAGTATTTTTCCGTCGACCGCAGCGACGTCAAGGTGCAAAGCCATGGCGACACACGGATCGTCACGTTCCGCGCCGTCATCAAGGTCAATGCGGTCACCTTGCCGTCACGGATGATCCACGTGTTCGTCCGGCAGGATGGCGAGTGGCGGATGGCGGCCTACCAATCGACCCGCCTGCCGGACTGA
- a CDS encoding PHB depolymerase family esterase, with protein sequence MINTRTRREFLVMGALLTIGAAAVAQNRHGDVLGATAITEVFGDGIRLTAVAVEYDAPVDGARLSAGAFRVEGRTVTAVFTSASASPTDQAPSGRFVIVALSPADRGAALAQRTGPAPGMRKPPGGPGGPGKAGDVPAYDTVYRKAEAGIVQSGAVTLVNGASVPASGATVKTTKVLNAVVDDFRQLEFHDPKTGKLLRYNLFVPRDYDAARSYPLVLFMHDAGATSDVTRTTLFQGLGAVIWASPQEQARRPCFVLAPQYAELIADDDSKTSAMLDTTIDLVEALAGQYSIDRKRLYTTGQSGGCMMSIAMDIKYPDFFAASLLVAGQWSPALVQPLARQKLWIIVSQDDAKAYPGQNAIVVVLEKEGVKVARAEWDATWTPAQFRSAFERIDHQHAPVNYVTFSKGSVIPPGQSTAGAAGHTNTWRIAYTIEPVREWLFRQHR encoded by the coding sequence ATGATAAATACACGAACACGCAGGGAATTCCTGGTCATGGGCGCGCTGCTGACGATCGGCGCGGCAGCCGTCGCGCAAAACCGCCACGGCGACGTGCTCGGTGCGACCGCCATTACCGAGGTCTTCGGCGATGGCATCCGCCTGACCGCCGTGGCCGTCGAGTACGACGCGCCGGTCGACGGGGCACGGCTGTCCGCCGGGGCCTTCCGGGTCGAGGGGCGGACAGTCACGGCGGTCTTCACGAGCGCCTCCGCCTCGCCTACGGACCAGGCACCCAGCGGCCGCTTCGTCATCGTGGCGTTGTCGCCCGCCGACCGCGGCGCGGCCCTGGCGCAGCGTACCGGGCCGGCACCCGGCATGCGCAAGCCGCCCGGCGGGCCAGGGGGGCCGGGCAAGGCCGGTGACGTTCCCGCCTACGACACCGTGTACAGGAAGGCCGAGGCCGGGATCGTCCAGTCCGGTGCCGTGACGCTCGTCAACGGCGCCAGCGTGCCCGCAAGCGGCGCGACGGTGAAGACGACGAAGGTATTGAATGCGGTCGTCGACGACTTCCGCCAGCTCGAATTCCACGATCCCAAAACAGGCAAGCTGCTGCGGTACAACCTGTTCGTGCCGCGGGATTACGACGCGGCCAGGTCGTACCCTCTGGTACTGTTCATGCACGACGCCGGCGCGACGAGCGATGTCACGCGCACCACCCTGTTCCAGGGCCTCGGTGCCGTCATCTGGGCGAGTCCGCAGGAGCAGGCCAGGCGGCCATGCTTCGTGCTGGCGCCGCAGTATGCCGAGCTCATCGCCGATGACGATTCGAAAACGTCGGCGATGCTCGATACGACCATCGACCTGGTCGAAGCGCTCGCCGGCCAGTACAGCATCGATCGCAAGCGGCTCTACACGACCGGCCAATCCGGCGGCTGCATGATGTCGATTGCGATGGACATCAAATATCCGGACTTCTTCGCGGCCTCCCTGCTCGTCGCGGGCCAGTGGTCGCCTGCGCTTGTCCAGCCGCTGGCACGGCAAAAACTGTGGATCATCGTGTCGCAGGATGACGCGAAAGCCTACCCGGGCCAGAACGCGATCGTCGTCGTGCTGGAAAAAGAGGGTGTAAAGGTCGCGCGCGCCGAGTGGGACGCAACCTGGACGCCGGCGCAATTCCGGAGCGCGTTCGAGCGCATCGATCATCAGCATGCGCCGGTCAATTATGTCACCTTCAGCAAGGGCAGCGTCATTCCGCCGGGCCAGTCCACTGCCGGTGCCGCGGGACATACAAATACCTGGAGAATTGCCTACACCATCGAACCGGTGCGCGAATGGCTGTTCCGGCAGCATCGCTGA